The nucleotide sequence CAACTCGTCAGCTTCACCGCCACGTCCAACGACTTCGCCCTCCAGACCGGCCGCCAGTTCGAGGTCGGCGCCAAGGGCTCCCTCGCAGACGGCAAGGTCGACTTCACCCTCGCCCTCTTCGACATCGAGAAGAACAACATCCTCGCCTCCACCCTCGACCCCGTCACCGGCCTGCGCGTCAGCCAGCAAATCGGCGCCCAGAATTCCCGCGGTGTCGAACTCGCCGCCGGCTTCTCCCCCGCCGACGGCTGGCGCCTCGAGGGCAACGTCGCCTGGACCGACGCCTGGTACGGCAAGTTCGCCGAGAACCTCGGCACCGGCGTGATCTCCCGCACCGGCAACACCCCGTCCAACGTCCCCGAGTGGGTGGCCAGCGCCTTCGTCGTGAAACGCTTCCCCGGCGGCTTCGCCCTCAACGGCGGCGTGCGCTATGTCAGCGACCGCTTCGCCAACAACAACAACTCCGTCATCGCCGAGGGCTACGTCACCGTCGACGCCGGCGCCAGCTACACCTGGCACGACGTCACTTTCACCCTGCGCGGCCGCAACCTCCTCGACGAGGAATACCAGCCCGTCGCCGGCACCACGATGTGGCGCCTCGCCGACCCGCGTAACCTCGAGCTCAGCGCCCGCTACACGTTCTGAGCCCCCGCCGCCCGCCGCCCGATGAACTTCGACTTGGAGCCACTCCTGCAAAATGGGACTGCCCGTGGATCCCATTCATGGTGCGGGGGTGGCTCCTTCCGCTGATGCACCCGCCGGCCCCGCTCTCTGCCGCCCTCCCACCGCTGCTGGCCACTGCCGTTCTCCTCCTGGCTACTGCCAGCAGCTGGCGGGCCCGGCGCGTCTGGGTCGAGTCGGTCGGGCTAGCGGCCGGCGTGGCCGGCCTTGCGCTGGCCCTGGCCGGCCTGCCTCGCCCCGTCTCCGCTTCCCTCCTGCCGTCCGCCAGCCTCCTCCTGATCTGGGTTGTGTTCGCCGCCAGCGAATGGCGCTTCGCCCCCGACCTGGGACAGACCGGCTTCAGCTGGACCTTCCAAGCCGCCCTCCGCCCGACTCTCGGCACCGGCATCGGCGCGACGCCCGGCTTCCTCGCGCTCCTGTTTTGGCATGACAACCCCTGGCTGCCGCTGCTGCAGCCGCTGGCCCTTGTCTCCGGCCTGCTCGCCGCCCACCGGCTCGATCTGGCTTTCCACCAACTCACCTGCTCCACCCCGGTCCGCCGCCCGTCCGATGACGACGAAAGCGACGGCCCGAACCTTCCTCTGCCCGAAAACACCCACGTATGAACCTCCCCCCACGTCTCCTCACTCTCGCCCTGTCCCTTCTCACGCTCGCCCTGACCGGCTGCGGTCCGGCGGAAAAAACCACCGTCGCGTCGACGGCGGCTCCCGCTTCTGCGGCGCCGGGGGCCCCGGCTGCTCCCGCCGCGGCCCCCGCCCCGGCAACCGAGGCCGAGCTCGCCGCCGGCAAGGCCGTCTACCAGCGCGTTTGCATCGTCTGCCACATGGCCGACGGCAAGGGCGTGCCCGCCGCCTTCCCCCCGCTCAACGGCTCGGAGGTCATCGCCGGCGATCCCGACCGTCTCATCCGCATCGTCCTCCACGGTCTGCAGGGCCCGATCGAGGTCGCGGGCAAGACCTTCAACTCGGTCATGCCACCCCAGGGCCCGATCCTGAAGGACCATGAGATCGCCAAGGTCCTCACCTACGTCCGCCACACCTGGGGCAACGGTGCCTCCCCCGTTTCAGACCAGGCCGTCACCACGGTCCGCAAAAATGTCCAGCGCCCCACCCCGTGGACCTGGGCCGAACTCAACCAGAAGTAACCTTTACCACCACGTACCATGCAACTCCCCCGCCCCGTCATCGTCGCCCTGCTGGCCCTCGCGCCGGCCGCCCTCTCCGCCCAGACCGCCGCCCCTGCCACCGGCCCGGTCCTCAAGCTCGAACCTTACTCCGTCACCGGCTCCCGGCCAGATGACCTCTCCTCCCTCGCCGACAAGACCGGCGTGGACCCCCGGCTCGCCGCCCAGTCCTTCG is from Lacunisphaera limnophila and encodes:
- a CDS encoding c-type cytochrome, whose amino-acid sequence is MNLPPRLLTLALSLLTLALTGCGPAEKTTVASTAAPASAAPGAPAAPAAAPAPATEAELAAGKAVYQRVCIVCHMADGKGVPAAFPPLNGSEVIAGDPDRLIRIVLHGLQGPIEVAGKTFNSVMPPQGPILKDHEIAKVLTYVRHTWGNGASPVSDQAVTTVRKNVQRPTPWTWAELNQK